From one bacterium genomic stretch:
- the ptsP gene encoding phosphoenolpyruvate--protein phosphotransferase, which produces MKIKRFCGIGASSGIVKGKAYLFSLGRQMPIKRELQEKERKEEKAMLRYALEKTKEEIATVMEKIKNDFGAKFSEIFNVHLALLDDPMLIPIAERNINKGVNASYAFSEAVRMVIDNLSLHSAQAGRTIEILHDISAKMFYHLGERDYKRLEDIAEKVILVARNISPYDTASIPKEKIAGILCSMGTQTSHAAILARALRIPAVLGIPDIENIVLQDDIIILDGRKGLVIVNPGKREDELYQRRKKEEELEVYFKEGLVHLPPKTKDGHRINLSANIELADEVHLIRKENADGIGLFRTEFLFVERLDIPDEDEQTRVYSEIGEIAYPHYVTIRTLDIGEDKIPLFLKEKGSSSLRAIRLLLKYKEIFKTQLRAILKANKKGNIKVMFPMVTCADELIKAIALLKEAKCELKKEGVLFEEDIEIGTMIETPSSAVACDTLVDLVDFFSIGTNDLIQYTLVVDRTNPDTAYLYEPLHPSILRLIKNVIDVGHKAGVWVAMCGEMASDPLYTPLLLGLGIDELSVNWDVMGRIKKAIRDATMDEVKQIAEKALSLTKPEDIRKFLNKEAKWKEK; this is translated from the coding sequence ATGAAGATTAAAAGGTTTTGTGGGATTGGTGCATCCTCTGGGATTGTTAAAGGAAAAGCATATCTCTTTAGCCTTGGAAGGCAGATGCCTATAAAAAGGGAATTGCAAGAAAAAGAGCGAAAAGAAGAAAAGGCTATGTTAAGATATGCCCTAGAAAAGACAAAAGAGGAAATAGCAACCGTAATGGAGAAGATAAAAAATGATTTTGGGGCTAAGTTTTCCGAGATATTTAATGTTCACCTTGCCCTACTGGATGATCCAATGCTTATTCCAATTGCAGAGAGAAACATAAATAAAGGGGTAAATGCCTCTTATGCCTTCTCTGAGGCTGTCCGGATGGTTATTGATAATCTATCTTTGCATTCAGCTCAGGCAGGAAGAACCATTGAAATTCTTCATGATATCTCGGCAAAGATGTTTTATCATCTGGGTGAAAGGGATTATAAAAGGCTAGAGGATATAGCGGAAAAGGTTATTCTTGTGGCAAGAAATATCTCACCCTATGATACTGCCTCTATCCCAAAGGAAAAGATTGCAGGAATTCTATGTAGTATGGGAACACAGACATCACATGCGGCAATCCTCGCCAGGGCTTTAAGAATTCCTGCTGTTCTTGGGATTCCTGATATTGAGAATATTGTCTTGCAAGATGATATTATAATCCTTGATGGAAGAAAGGGGCTGGTTATAGTAAATCCAGGAAAGAGAGAGGATGAATTGTATCAAAGAAGGAAAAAGGAGGAGGAGCTTGAGGTCTATTTTAAGGAGGGTCTTGTTCATCTTCCACCAAAGACAAAAGACGGACACAGGATAAACCTCTCTGCAAACATTGAGCTGGCTGATGAGGTCCATCTTATAAGAAAAGAAAATGCTGATGGCATAGGTTTGTTCAGAACAGAATTTTTGTTTGTTGAAAGACTGGATATTCCAGACGAAGATGAACAAACAAGGGTCTATTCAGAGATAGGAGAGATTGCCTATCCACATTATGTTACCATAAGAACCCTTGATATTGGTGAGGATAAAATACCCTTGTTTTTAAAAGAAAAAGGCTCTTCCTCATTAAGGGCAATCAGGCTCTTATTAAAATATAAGGAGATATTTAAAACCCAGCTAAGGGCAATCCTAAAGGCAAATAAAAAAGGCAATATCAAGGTTATGTTTCCTATGGTCACTTGCGCTGATGAGCTAATTAAAGCAATCGCTCTTTTAAAAGAGGCGAAATGTGAGCTTAAAAAAGAGGGGGTGCTTTTCGAGGAGGATATAGAGATAGGGACAATGATTGAAACACCCTCTTCTGCTGTTGCTTGCGATACATTGGTAGATCTTGTAGATTTCTTTTCTATTGGCACAAATGATCTGATTCAATATACCCTTGTGGTTGATAGAACAAACCCTGATACAGCCTATCTTTACGAACCATTACATCCTTCAATTTTAAGGCTTATAAAAAATGTTATTGATGTTGGTCATAAAGCGGGGGTATGGGTTGCAATGTGTGGCGAAATGGCATCAGACCCTTTATATACACCCCTTCTTCTTGGGCTAGGAATTGATGAACTAAGCGTTAATTGGGATGTAATGGGAAGAATAAAAAAGGCAATAAGGGATGCAACAATGGATGAGGTAAAGCAAATAGCAGAAAAGGCACTTTCTTTGACAAAACCAGAGGATATAAGGAAATTTCTGAATAAGGAGGCAAAATGGAAAGAAAAATAG
- a CDS encoding HPr family phosphocarrier protein: MIERVLLVKNKAGIHARPAALITQVATKFKCEVYIKKEEIAGWMNGKSLLGILSLEVFQGDRVILRCEGEDEREAMKSIARLFGKRFNED, translated from the coding sequence TTGATTGAAAGGGTTTTGTTGGTGAAAAATAAGGCGGGTATTCATGCAAGGCCGGCGGCTTTGATTACTCAAGTAGCAACAAAGTTTAAATGCGAGGTCTATATAAAAAAGGAAGAGATTGCAGGATGGATGAATGGAAAGAGCCTTCTTGGAATATTGTCATTAGAGGTATTTCAAGGGGATAGGGTAATTTTAAGATGTGAAGGCGAGGATGAAAGAGAGGCTATGAAAAGCATAGCAAGGCTATTTGGAAAGAGATTCAATGAAGATTAA
- a CDS encoding MotA/TolQ/ExbB proton channel family protein, which yields MEFQDLSLFELIKRGGIAMWPLFLCSFILLWIAIEKWISVCFKTRRLNQEAEEFIFRIEEVVLKGGIMEAITICEVTGGPLGRIFKAGLLKHDRSKEEFLDTIRTAEDYELKSFRKNIWVLATIGSIAPFIGLFGTVIGIMRAFSSIATSGSSGINVVAAGISEALVATAGGLVVAVIGIVFYNFFQIKTSELIHELRFYSLRLIDMIGDRRGW from the coding sequence ATGGAATTTCAAGACCTTTCATTGTTTGAGCTTATAAAAAGGGGAGGGATAGCGATGTGGCCCCTCTTTCTTTGTTCCTTTATCCTTCTTTGGATTGCCATAGAAAAGTGGATAAGTGTTTGCTTTAAAACAAGGAGGCTTAATCAAGAGGCTGAGGAGTTTATCTTCAGGATAGAGGAGGTAGTTTTAAAGGGTGGAATAATGGAGGCAATTACCATATGTGAGGTTACAGGAGGTCCACTGGGAAGAATATTCAAGGCAGGTCTGCTTAAGCACGACAGGAGCAAGGAGGAATTTTTAGACACCATAAGAACAGCCGAGGATTATGAGCTTAAAAGCTTCAGGAAAAACATATGGGTTCTTGCCACAATTGGAAGCATCGCACCATTCATTGGTTTATTTGGCACAGTAATAGGGATAATGCGGGCATTTTCAAGCATTGCTACATCTGGCTCATCGGGAATAAATGTTGTGGCAGCCGGTATTTCTGAGGCATTGGTTGCCACAGCAGGTGGTCTTGTGGTTGCGGTAATAGGCATTGTTTTCTATAATTTCTTTCAGATAAAGACATCAGAGCTTATTCATGAGCTTCGTTTCTATTCCTTAAGGCTTATTGATATGATTGGTGATAGAAGGGGATGGTAA
- a CDS encoding biopolymer transporter ExbD: MQHITEEDRFIAEINITPLTDVFLVLLIIFMVATPFLMYQGIKVNLPSSIMGVPNPEAIVITIDREKNVFIDEVKVEKGGLKEYLEQKLLQKEDKLVIIRGDRFIYLGDAVSVMDIAKQAGAERIAIATGKEE, encoded by the coding sequence ATGCAACATATTACGGAAGAAGATAGGTTTATTGCTGAGATAAATATTACACCCTTAACCGATGTTTTTTTGGTTTTGTTGATAATCTTTATGGTTGCCACGCCCTTCCTTATGTATCAGGGGATAAAAGTAAATCTTCCCTCCTCAATAATGGGTGTTCCAAATCCAGAGGCGATTGTTATTACGATTGACAGAGAAAAGAATGTGTTTATTGATGAGGTAAAGGTTGAAAAAGGGGGTTTGAAAGAATACCTTGAGCAGAAGCTTTTACAAAAAGAGGATAAGCTTGTTATTATAAGGGGTGATCGCTTTATATATCTTGGCGATGCCGTCTCTGTTATGGACATAGCAAAGCAAGCAGGGGCAGAGAGGATTGCTATTGCTACAGGGAAAGAAGAATGA